The genomic stretch AAGTAGGAAAAAGAACGGGGCTATTGAAGAAGTGTTTTCCTCAAAGTGGAAAAGTTTTCCCCAACAACCTCCAACTGGTTTGATACAACCGTTTTGATATGGTGCAGCCGGGATTATCCAAGTTGATGACCACCCCGGCATCTTTCGGATACGCGTTTCCATAATCTCAGCGCAATTTGCAATTAGATCCCCCTCGCCCACTGTAAAGTGATGGAAAATTTATAGGAGATGATCGGGGTCAAGTTTCCTGATAACCTCTTGTTATTAAAGGTATTTCACAGAATGGACCTGTCCGGGATGTCCAGGCTCAGGAAACTATCGGTGTCATTTACAAAACACGGCCTCGATCCAGCGTATGGTACCTCTGGTCCGTTCCGGTACGGCATCGGAAGCGCTTTAAAATCAGCCTGTTAGGGTGATTTCATCAACCTCTACCTTTGTGTCCCCAATGGTATCGTTCTTGCAAAACTTCAATTGAAATATAGTTTTCTGGATTCGAGTTTTATTTCGATCGACTTTAAAGGGAATATACGCCATGAGAGTTTTCTTTCAAAAATCGCTTCCTGTCTTCATCATTATCATTTTCGTGATGGCCGCATTTTTGGTTTCGGCGGGTCCTGACCATTCCCCCCCTGCCCAGACTATCGTCACCAACCAGGGGGACTTACCCCTCTACGCCGTCCTGACGGAGAAGAACCAAGCGTCCGTTTTGGACACCTACTACGTCTCGGTTGCCGGGGACGTGACCAACGGCGCTGCTCCATTAGACATCTATTTTCAAACCTGGGATCCGGGAGATCTTCATGAACACGGCATTTTCCCGGCATATTTTACCCGGTTGGAGTTCGCTTTCGATCCCCTGCAAAAGACGGGTACCTACAATACTTTAGTTGATAATCCGGGGAGACCGATTGCAGGAGAAGGCGGCTATTGGTATGCTTTCAATTTCGAGGATACCTCGTTTGCCGGGCTGGAAAACCTCCACTTCGATCTGTACAATGCAAAATTTGCCAGATATGCGTCCAACGATATTCCCAACGATATTGTTGATACGGATCTTTTTGTACCTCCCTCCGACGATACCCAGAAGGTTCCCGAGCCGTCCACTGTCCTGCTCCTCGGCGCCGGCCTGTTCGGCCTGGCCGGATTCAGGAGGAAGTTCCAGGGATAGTTTTCCGATCATATGATTAT from Deltaproteobacteria bacterium encodes the following:
- a CDS encoding PEP-CTERM sorting domain-containing protein, whose product is MRVFFQKSLPVFIIIIFVMAAFLVSAGPDHSPPAQTIVTNQGDLPLYAVLTEKNQASVLDTYYVSVAGDVTNGAAPLDIYFQTWDPGDLHEHGIFPAYFTRLEFAFDPLQKTGTYNTLVDNPGRPIAGEGGYWYAFNFEDTSFAGLENLHFDLYNAKFARYASNDIPNDIVDTDLFVPPSDDTQKVPEPSTVLLLGAGLFGLAGFRRKFQG